One part of the Parabacteroides distasonis ATCC 8503 genome encodes these proteins:
- a CDS encoding TonB-dependent receptor: MKNTYKLILFLLLITHASFGQDVKGYIKDAESKEALAGVNVFYKDKGGTRGTVSDINGYYELKVTDGDAVLTFSYLGYETLSVPVKVDPGEFLTHDVSLRTNSNMMDEVVVSVGRYEQKLSDITVSMELLKAKDITRQSPKDLTDVLKNISGVDVTDRQPSVRGGTGWTYGVGSRCLILVDGMSVLTPGSGEINWNMIPMENVDQVEVLKGASSVLYGSSALNGLIHVKTKRPGLDPVTQVNVQGGLYGKPRQDGTPLYGGLDLSHSRRIKNFDLTVGANTFLDDGYRQDNYNRRVRVGGNLTYHDPRVQGLNYGVNVNYLYNDYTGFFIWRSPEEPYIQSPLANMGRRENTFYIDPFLNYTNSEKGTTHRFKGRFFHRGSRIITHTTDKSLFDITNNMGFDISSVPEIINIAQNWQTELLPTFLPYLPEVMNGKVSGLMAELGKLGNHFFPTATSADYMDLISWVMGRTPLPDKNNVGAWLVDAMKPMEKKAPEATDHTYSYNLDYQFSKKFEHSQLTVGGTYERIHADSKVTGQHSSDNVATFLQYDHKFIDRLNVSVGVRLEYYRVDDFYREAETKIFGAKVPVKPVFRGGLNYELGEYSFIRASFGQGYRYPSVTEKFILKDIGGVGAFPNAELKAEQGYNAELGFKQGYKFGNLKGFIDVAGFYTRYKDMIEFRFGLFNNKTFDYIDGLSKLFNAFSSGDGLGIGAQFTNVGRAEIYGVDLSTSGVYEFNRDTRLAYTLGYVYTNPIDMDVDSRNAEEEANDDLMAMRSKSNDSKYLKYRQKHSVKGVFDLEWKQFNIGTNMSWKSKTLAVDYFMVDERTKAELNLMDYMRSMLFGNLHDYWAENNKGYFVMDMRVGMKVTKNIHVQGLVNNLLNKRYSARPMDVGAPRTFILQVGANF, translated from the coding sequence ATGAAGAATACTTACAAATTGATATTATTTCTTCTCTTGATAACCCATGCCTCTTTCGGCCAAGACGTGAAAGGGTATATTAAGGATGCGGAGAGCAAGGAAGCTTTAGCCGGGGTAAACGTTTTTTATAAGGACAAAGGGGGTACGAGAGGAACTGTGTCTGATATAAACGGTTATTATGAGCTGAAAGTGACGGATGGCGACGCTGTATTGACTTTTAGCTATCTGGGATATGAAACGTTGAGCGTTCCCGTGAAAGTAGATCCGGGAGAGTTCTTGACGCATGACGTATCCTTGCGAACAAACTCAAACATGATGGACGAGGTCGTCGTGAGCGTCGGGCGTTATGAGCAAAAGCTAAGCGATATTACCGTCTCTATGGAATTACTGAAAGCGAAAGATATCACTCGTCAGTCTCCGAAAGATTTAACGGACGTATTGAAGAATATCTCCGGTGTGGACGTGACGGACCGGCAACCTTCCGTACGCGGTGGTACGGGATGGACCTATGGCGTGGGTAGCCGTTGCTTGATTCTGGTGGACGGAATGTCGGTGCTAACTCCGGGTTCCGGCGAGATAAACTGGAATATGATCCCGATGGAGAACGTCGATCAAGTAGAGGTACTGAAAGGGGCCTCTTCCGTATTATATGGCTCTTCTGCCTTGAATGGTTTGATTCACGTGAAAACGAAACGCCCCGGATTGGATCCGGTAACACAGGTGAACGTACAAGGAGGTCTGTATGGAAAGCCACGCCAAGACGGGACGCCTTTATATGGAGGCTTGGATCTCTCTCATTCCCGTAGGATCAAGAATTTTGATTTGACAGTGGGGGCTAATACATTCTTGGACGACGGGTATCGGCAGGATAATTACAACCGCCGTGTCCGGGTCGGTGGGAATCTTACGTATCACGATCCCCGGGTACAAGGGTTGAACTATGGCGTGAACGTGAATTATTTGTATAACGATTATACCGGTTTCTTTATCTGGCGTTCTCCGGAGGAGCCCTATATTCAATCTCCGCTGGCGAATATGGGACGCCGTGAGAATACATTTTATATAGATCCCTTCTTGAATTATACGAATTCGGAAAAAGGGACGACTCATCGTTTCAAGGGGCGTTTCTTCCATCGGGGAAGCCGTATCATCACGCATACTACGGATAAGTCTCTTTTTGACATAACGAATAATATGGGTTTTGATATCTCATCCGTCCCGGAGATTATCAATATAGCGCAAAACTGGCAAACTGAGTTGTTGCCGACCTTCTTACCGTATTTACCGGAGGTGATGAACGGGAAGGTGAGCGGATTGATGGCTGAATTGGGCAAGCTGGGAAATCATTTTTTCCCGACAGCTACCTCGGCGGATTATATGGACTTGATTTCTTGGGTGATGGGACGTACTCCGCTACCCGATAAGAATAACGTAGGGGCTTGGTTGGTAGATGCCATGAAACCGATGGAGAAAAAAGCGCCGGAGGCTACGGATCATACCTATTCCTATAATCTGGATTACCAATTCAGCAAGAAGTTCGAACATTCACAACTCACGGTTGGAGGTACTTATGAGCGTATTCATGCGGATTCGAAAGTGACCGGGCAGCATAGTAGCGATAATGTGGCTACCTTCCTGCAATATGATCATAAGTTTATCGATCGTTTGAACGTCTCGGTCGGTGTTCGTCTGGAGTATTACCGGGTCGATGATTTCTACCGGGAAGCGGAGACGAAGATTTTCGGGGCGAAGGTTCCGGTAAAACCTGTTTTCCGTGGAGGCTTGAATTATGAATTGGGTGAGTATAGTTTTATCCGGGCATCTTTCGGACAGGGATACCGTTATCCATCCGTTACGGAGAAGTTTATCCTGAAGGATATCGGAGGTGTGGGAGCTTTCCCGAACGCTGAATTGAAAGCGGAGCAAGGTTATAATGCCGAACTTGGTTTCAAGCAAGGCTATAAGTTCGGCAATTTGAAGGGCTTTATCGATGTGGCCGGCTTTTATACCCGTTACAAGGATATGATCGAGTTCCGTTTCGGCCTGTTTAATAATAAGACCTTCGATTATATCGATGGGCTTTCCAAGTTGTTCAATGCGTTCTCTAGCGGCGACGGCTTAGGAATCGGCGCTCAGTTCACGAACGTAGGCCGGGCGGAGATTTATGGGGTAGACTTGTCTACCTCGGGTGTGTATGAGTTTAACCGTGATACTCGTCTGGCATATACTTTGGGGTATGTTTATACGAATCCGATCGATATGGACGTGGATTCACGGAACGCGGAGGAGGAAGCGAATGATGACTTAATGGCGATGCGTTCGAAATCGAATGACAGCAAGTATTTAAAATATCGCCAGAAACATTCCGTAAAGGGGGTATTTGATCTGGAATGGAAACAGTTTAATATCGGAACGAATATGTCATGGAAAAGCAAGACATTGGCGGTCGATTATTTTATGGTTGATGAGCGTACGAAAGCGGAGCTTAACCTGATGGATTATATGCGCTCGATGCTATTCGGAAACTTACATGATTATTGGGCAGAGAACAATAAAGGATATTTCGTCATGGATATGCGTGTCGGGATGAAAGTGACGAAGAATATCCATGTACAAGGACTGGTGAACAACCTCTTAAACAAGCGCTATAGCGCCCGCCCGATGGATGTCGGCGCACCCCGGACTTTCATTCTGCAAGTAGGAGCCAATTTCTAA
- a CDS encoding M48 family metallopeptidase, whose amino-acid sequence MEKNIQDKDLGVITLRTTPRATRYTLKISKGKITATMPPGGDEKRMIAFIMENKARLVKALQKHPARPLLDERSELQATTFRLHIFRTERSNFYMRLEDGVLHIACPNETRFEEEEVQSLLKSMLEKALRHEAKRLLPERITLLARQHGFMLTGVKINNSKTHWGSCTMKKSINLSQSLMLLPWHLVDYVLLHELCHTIEMNHSERFWKLMDKVTNNQAIRLRSELKNYHML is encoded by the coding sequence ATGGAAAAGAATATACAAGACAAGGATTTGGGAGTCATAACGCTCCGTACCACTCCCCGGGCCACTCGATACACGCTCAAGATATCAAAAGGAAAAATAACCGCCACGATGCCACCCGGGGGAGACGAGAAACGTATGATCGCTTTTATCATGGAGAACAAGGCCCGGCTGGTAAAAGCGCTCCAGAAGCATCCGGCCCGGCCCCTGCTCGACGAAAGATCGGAGTTACAGGCTACGACATTCCGCTTGCATATCTTCCGCACCGAGCGAAGTAATTTCTACATGAGATTGGAGGATGGGGTACTGCATATCGCTTGTCCGAATGAGACTCGTTTCGAGGAGGAAGAGGTGCAATCCTTATTGAAATCCATGCTGGAGAAGGCGCTCCGCCACGAGGCGAAACGGTTGTTGCCGGAACGTATCACGCTATTGGCTAGGCAACATGGATTTATGTTGACCGGGGTGAAAATCAATAATAGCAAAACGCATTGGGGAAGTTGTACAATGAAGAAGAGCATTAACCTCTCGCAATCATTAATGCTTCTTCCTTGGCATTTGGTGGATTATGTATTATTGCATGAGCTTTGCCATACGATAGAGATGAACCATAGCGAAAGATTCTGGAAACTAATGGATAAGGTGACGAACAATCAAGCGATTCGTTTACGAAGCGAATTGAAAAACTATCACATGTTGTAG
- the sprA gene encoding cell surface protein SprA: MRKRILKYSIWIVVLLFGVGLYSLNADYLAYTSSLPELELLEAPEDTIPPRYPVAKTTPEEYQDIVKQSPADLRDPENVKTTIEYDLKTNTYIVRTKLGDMEIGTPMSLTPAEYQDYSMQQSLRSYFRQKNEEEFQKATNKQFNLTDMQFNIGAAERIFGPGGVRVRTQGSAEITMGLKTNKNNDPSLPERSRKRTFFNFDESVQLNVQASVGSKVNFGMNYNTETSFDFDSKKLKLAYTGEEDEIIKSLEAGNVSMNTSNSLINGGAALFGMKADLQFGKLRVNALFAQQESESKTVSSKGGVQTKPFEIKVDEYDENRHFFLGHYFYDNYDKFMESLPTVTSGIEISKIEVWVTNKRGNYDQSRNIVAFTDLGENESRNIGNTALVMPSGTDRRPNNSANNLYTTLTTQFTGARKINMVNDALKGAMEGGRDFEKIESARLLESSEYTLNKKLGYISLRTQLQADEVLGVAFSFIYNGKTYQVGEFSTDNKENTSDCIYVKLLKGITMSPDMMFWDLMMKNVYSLGAYSVQKEKFKLNVTYQSDSTGTYVNYLPEGNCANQILIRVLGLDRLDTYDNPNPDGFFDFIDGYTIQAETGKIIFPCVQPFGSKLREKVGNAYASKYVFQELYDSTLTVARQIAEKNKFLLSGEYKASSGSEIDLGATNVARGSVRVTAGGATLTENVDYTVDYSLGRVTILNESIISSGTPVSVSLENQSTFNMQRKTMIGLDLNYQFNKDFMVGATVMHMSEMPLTVKTTLGDESIKNTLWGLNTSYKAESQWLTNVFDKLPLLTLTKPSQISFNAEFAHLIAGHYENQYTGGYSYLDDFESTQSGMDLLNPYAWNLASTPYEDSNPKFPEAEKVNDIAYGKNRALLAWYTVDGIFTRKSSSSRPRHLTNDDLSNHYTRGVSYKEIFPNKELGTNDNTTLPVLNLAFYPNERGPYNLDAENVNSDGTLGNPEKRWGGVMRKIEPSDLESANYEYIEFWLLDPYLEDETAEGGDLYFNLGEISEDILKDERKFFENGMPVDGDMSKVDTTVWGKVPRTQSTGYAFDAQNRELQDVGLNGLSTEEEQTFPTYADYLNKLRAKLSGETISKMMDDPFSPFNDPAGDNYHYFRGDDYDAKELDILSRYKRYNGTEGNSQESDQRYATAGKSTPDVEDINGDNTLNETEKYFEYKISLRPKDLQVGVNNIVDERTPEVTLMNGDKEKVKWYLFKIPIKDYEKRVGAIRDFKTVRFMRMYMTGFRKSTVLRFGTLELVRGDWRTYTQDLSNPLVPPKSDGQIVVSSVNIEENGQRQPVNYVLPPGISRMFDSSQPQLLQQNEQALSMKITDLSPADARAVYKSTAYDLRRYKRLQMFAHAEAPIDESKTLSNGDFSVFIRLGSDYKNNYYEYEVPLDLTPHSTILYNTNNSADQEKVWPLNNTLNFKLETLTDLKLERNKLKRQGQGNISYQKVYSKNDPDNTRNKISIIGNPSLAEVKVIMIGVRNNTGDIKSGEVWVNELRMTDFDEKGGWAANANLNVALSDLGTVNVSGRMETAGFGALDQSLAERRMDDYSQYSVATSIELGKLFPEKAKVSIPFYYAYSKETTTPEYDPLNEDIKLSDALDAVETQAEKDSIKSYSLDQTTIKSVSFNNVKVDIRSKNPMPYDPANFSLGYSYSQNSKKNPETEYETTKDYRGNFAYNYTPYVKPFRPFEKLKKNNGYTKYIKQFGLNYVPSNISFQTAMMRNYYEIKLRDLTSSTDGGNQLLSFSHNFLWDRAFSLRWDFTNNLSMTFTSGTNARIEEPNVQVNKKLNPDDYQVWKDSVKQSIRDLGTPLKYDQTFNVTWNMPLQFIPALDWVNSSLTYNATYNWDRGANVASIELEQGNIIKNQRQFDWQGSFNLQSLYNKNKYLKKINQKFMASSRVSARQPEKKKKEVKLEKEIQLSPDSGTIVQHGMFTKKVRITARGADGKVYSIKYKPINYAQVMILNKDTARLKLTIVPGPQPLEGTLTKVAEYSSRFLMMVRRVNIQYSLIDGMMLSGYAPEVGDMFGQRRTGTLAPGLGFAFGAVRRSFIDEADERGWLVKNENMTTPAMINSAKNLTIRANLEPIAGLKIDLNANRVDTRSTDIYYMQDGMPEQMGGSFTMTTIALGSAFGGSGNANNGYSSKAFDKFIAHRSVIAQRLMDTYSGTVYPSSGFMAGHALAGKPYDPAVGGGVSLNSMEVLVPAFLAAYTGKDPNKVGLSAFPSVKSLLPNWRVTYDGLIRIPVIRKYFKSMMLSHQYRCSYSVGAFSSFLDWVDAGQDGLGYIRDIQTGNPTPSSPYDIAAVSITEGFSPLFGVDATLLNNITGKFELRKTRNLSLNISSYQLVEALSNEFVIGVGYKLTEFNKVLKMKKTRDFSNDLTIRLDFSYRKMQSLIRKIEDQFTQATSGNIAKTIQFSADYGLSRALTLRAFYDLQINEPIVSTSSYPTSNSNYGISLRFSLAQ; encoded by the coding sequence ATGAGAAAACGAATACTGAAATATTCCATATGGATCGTTGTATTATTGTTTGGTGTCGGCTTGTATTCGCTGAATGCTGATTACCTTGCGTATACATCATCTTTGCCGGAATTGGAGTTGCTGGAAGCTCCGGAGGATACGATTCCTCCCCGTTATCCGGTAGCTAAAACTACACCGGAGGAATATCAAGATATCGTGAAACAATCACCTGCCGATTTGCGTGATCCGGAGAATGTCAAGACTACGATTGAGTATGATTTAAAGACGAATACGTATATTGTCCGTACGAAATTAGGCGATATGGAGATTGGTACGCCGATGAGTTTAACCCCAGCGGAATACCAAGATTATTCTATGCAACAATCACTTCGTTCCTATTTCCGCCAAAAGAACGAGGAAGAATTCCAAAAAGCTACGAATAAACAGTTTAACTTAACCGATATGCAGTTTAATATCGGTGCGGCGGAACGTATTTTCGGCCCCGGTGGAGTACGTGTAAGAACACAAGGTTCGGCCGAGATCACGATGGGATTGAAGACGAATAAGAATAATGATCCTTCTCTTCCGGAGCGTTCCCGTAAACGTACTTTCTTCAATTTTGACGAGAGTGTGCAGTTAAATGTACAAGCCTCGGTGGGTAGCAAGGTGAATTTCGGAATGAATTACAATACCGAGACCTCTTTTGATTTCGATTCCAAGAAATTGAAGTTGGCGTATACGGGCGAGGAGGATGAGATTATCAAATCGTTGGAAGCCGGTAACGTGAGCATGAATACCAGCAACTCCTTGATTAATGGAGGTGCGGCTTTATTTGGTATGAAAGCGGATTTACAATTTGGTAAGTTGCGAGTGAACGCCTTGTTTGCCCAGCAGGAATCTGAATCCAAGACGGTTAGCTCAAAAGGGGGCGTGCAGACGAAGCCCTTCGAGATCAAGGTGGATGAATACGACGAGAACCGTCACTTCTTCTTGGGCCATTATTTCTATGATAACTACGATAAGTTTATGGAGTCTTTGCCTACCGTCACCTCCGGTATCGAGATCTCTAAGATAGAAGTGTGGGTGACCAATAAACGAGGTAATTATGACCAGTCCCGCAATATCGTAGCTTTCACTGATTTGGGAGAAAATGAATCTCGTAATATCGGTAATACAGCCTTGGTAATGCCTTCCGGAACGGATAGGCGTCCGAATAATTCCGCAAACAATTTATATACGACTTTAACCACTCAATTTACGGGTGCCCGTAAGATTAATATGGTGAATGATGCTTTGAAAGGTGCCATGGAGGGAGGACGGGATTTTGAGAAAATCGAGAGTGCCCGTTTGCTAGAGTCGTCTGAGTATACATTAAACAAGAAATTGGGTTATATTTCTTTGAGGACTCAGTTACAGGCTGATGAGGTATTGGGTGTCGCTTTTAGTTTTATCTATAATGGCAAGACCTATCAAGTCGGTGAGTTCTCTACGGATAATAAAGAGAATACGAGTGACTGTATTTATGTGAAGTTGCTAAAGGGCATCACGATGTCGCCTGATATGATGTTCTGGGACTTGATGATGAAGAACGTATACTCATTGGGTGCTTATTCGGTGCAGAAAGAGAAGTTTAAGTTGAACGTTACCTACCAGAGCGATTCTACCGGTACGTATGTAAACTATCTTCCGGAAGGTAATTGTGCGAATCAAATCTTGATTCGGGTATTAGGGCTGGATCGCTTGGATACCTATGACAATCCGAATCCGGATGGCTTCTTCGATTTTATTGACGGTTATACGATACAGGCGGAGACCGGTAAGATTATATTCCCTTGTGTACAACCTTTCGGCTCGAAATTACGGGAAAAGGTAGGTAATGCCTATGCCAGTAAATATGTATTCCAAGAGTTGTATGACTCGACATTAACTGTTGCTCGCCAGATCGCCGAGAAAAATAAATTCCTTTTAAGTGGTGAGTATAAAGCCTCGTCGGGTTCGGAGATCGACTTGGGAGCTACTAACGTGGCCCGTGGGTCTGTACGTGTCACGGCAGGAGGAGCTACACTGACAGAGAATGTGGATTATACGGTAGATTACAGTTTAGGACGTGTGACGATCTTGAATGAGAGCATCATATCTAGTGGAACACCCGTTAGCGTATCTCTGGAGAACCAGTCTACTTTTAATATGCAGCGAAAGACGATGATCGGGTTAGACTTGAATTACCAGTTCAATAAGGACTTCATGGTCGGTGCCACGGTTATGCATATGTCGGAAATGCCTCTTACGGTAAAAACCACTTTGGGAGATGAGTCTATAAAGAATACTTTATGGGGCTTGAATACCTCTTATAAAGCAGAGAGCCAGTGGTTGACAAACGTATTTGATAAGTTACCCTTGTTGACATTGACCAAACCTAGCCAAATCTCATTCAATGCGGAATTCGCTCATTTAATAGCGGGACATTATGAGAATCAATATACGGGTGGTTACTCTTATTTGGATGACTTCGAGTCTACACAAAGTGGTATGGATCTTTTGAACCCGTATGCTTGGAACTTGGCGAGTACCCCCTATGAAGATTCGAATCCTAAATTTCCGGAAGCGGAGAAGGTGAACGATATCGCTTATGGTAAAAACAGAGCTTTGTTGGCTTGGTATACGGTAGACGGAATCTTCACACGTAAGAGTTCCTCTTCCCGCCCTCGACATCTTACGAATGATGATTTATCGAATCATTACACCCGTGGAGTCAGTTATAAAGAGATCTTCCCGAATAAAGAGTTGGGAACCAATGATAATACGACTTTGCCTGTATTAAACCTCGCTTTTTACCCGAATGAGCGTGGTCCGTATAACCTAGATGCGGAAAATGTAAACTCGGACGGTACGTTGGGTAATCCGGAAAAACGTTGGGGCGGTGTAATGCGTAAGATCGAGCCTAGCGATTTGGAATCTGCCAATTATGAATATATCGAATTCTGGCTTTTAGACCCGTATCTTGAGGACGAGACAGCCGAAGGTGGTGACCTATACTTTAACTTGGGTGAGATTTCCGAGGATATTTTGAAAGATGAGCGGAAATTCTTTGAGAATGGCATGCCTGTGGACGGTGATATGTCGAAAGTTGATACGACTGTTTGGGGTAAGGTTCCTCGCACGCAAAGTACGGGATATGCGTTTGATGCCCAAAATCGTGAGTTGCAAGATGTCGGTTTGAACGGTCTTTCTACGGAGGAAGAGCAGACTTTCCCTACGTATGCGGATTATTTGAATAAATTGAGGGCGAAACTATCCGGTGAGACCATCTCTAAGATGATGGATGATCCATTTTCTCCTTTTAACGATCCTGCCGGGGATAATTATCATTATTTCCGTGGGGATGATTACGATGCTAAGGAGTTGGATATTTTATCTCGCTATAAACGATATAACGGTACAGAGGGAAACTCACAAGAATCCGATCAAAGATATGCTACAGCCGGAAAGAGTACACCGGATGTGGAAGATATCAATGGCGATAATACGTTGAATGAGACAGAGAAATATTTTGAGTACAAGATCTCTCTCCGTCCAAAAGATTTGCAGGTCGGTGTAAATAACATCGTCGATGAGCGTACTCCGGAAGTAACCTTGATGAATGGTGATAAGGAGAAAGTAAAATGGTATCTATTTAAGATTCCTATTAAAGATTATGAGAAGAGGGTTGGAGCGATCCGGGATTTCAAGACTGTCCGTTTCATGCGTATGTATATGACAGGATTCCGTAAGTCTACGGTTCTGCGTTTTGGTACCTTGGAACTGGTCCGTGGTGATTGGCGTACTTATACGCAGGATTTGTCAAATCCTCTTGTTCCGCCAAAGTCTGATGGACAGATAGTCGTATCTTCTGTGAATATAGAGGAGAACGGGCAGCGTCAGCCGGTCAACTATGTGTTGCCTCCGGGTATTAGCCGTATGTTCGATTCCAGCCAGCCTCAGTTGCTTCAACAGAACGAGCAGGCATTGTCTATGAAGATAACGGATTTATCTCCTGCGGATGCACGTGCGGTTTATAAATCTACCGCTTATGACCTTCGCCGGTATAAACGATTACAAATGTTCGCTCATGCGGAAGCGCCGATTGATGAGAGCAAGACTTTGTCGAATGGTGATTTCTCTGTATTTATTCGTTTAGGTTCTGACTATAAGAATAATTATTATGAGTATGAGGTACCTTTGGATCTGACTCCCCATAGTACTATTCTTTATAATACGAACAATAGCGCGGATCAAGAAAAAGTATGGCCTTTAAATAATACCTTGAATTTTAAATTGGAGACGCTGACCGACTTGAAGTTGGAGCGAAATAAATTGAAACGTCAAGGACAGGGAAATATAAGCTACCAAAAGGTTTATTCGAAAAATGATCCGGATAATACGCGTAATAAAATCAGTATCATCGGTAACCCTAGCTTAGCGGAGGTGAAAGTGATCATGATCGGCGTACGTAATAATACGGGTGATATCAAGAGCGGTGAGGTCTGGGTAAACGAACTTCGTATGACCGATTTCGATGAGAAAGGTGGTTGGGCCGCTAATGCGAATCTGAACGTCGCTTTATCCGATTTGGGTACGGTCAATGTAAGTGGACGAATGGAAACCGCCGGCTTTGGTGCGTTGGATCAGTCGCTGGCCGAACGTCGGATGGATGATTATTCGCAATATAGTGTGGCGACCTCGATTGAGTTGGGTAAGTTGTTCCCTGAGAAAGCAAAGGTTAGCATACCTTTTTACTATGCTTATTCGAAAGAGACTACAACTCCTGAGTATGATCCGTTGAATGAGGATATTAAGCTTTCGGACGCTTTGGATGCGGTAGAGACCCAAGCCGAGAAAGACTCTATCAAGAGTTATTCTTTGGACCAGACCACGATTAAGAGCGTCTCTTTCAATAACGTAAAGGTGGATATCCGTAGTAAGAATCCGATGCCGTATGATCCGGCTAACTTCTCGTTAGGTTACTCTTATAGCCAGAACAGTAAGAAGAATCCGGAGACCGAATATGAGACAACCAAGGATTACCGGGGTAATTTCGCTTATAATTATACGCCTTACGTGAAACCGTTCCGACCCTTCGAGAAGCTGAAGAAGAATAATGGATATACAAAATATATCAAGCAATTCGGACTGAATTACGTCCCGTCGAATATTAGTTTCCAGACGGCGATGATGCGGAATTACTATGAGATTAAGCTAAGGGATTTGACAAGTTCTACGGATGGAGGTAACCAGTTGCTCTCATTCAGTCACAATTTCTTGTGGGACCGTGCCTTCAGTTTGCGTTGGGACTTTACGAATAATCTGAGCATGACGTTTACTTCCGGTACGAATGCCCGCATCGAGGAACCGAATGTTCAAGTGAATAAGAAATTGAATCCGGATGATTATCAGGTATGGAAGGATTCCGTGAAGCAAAGTATCCGTGATTTGGGTACTCCTTTGAAATATGACCAAACGTTTAATGTCACTTGGAATATGCCATTGCAATTCATACCGGCATTAGACTGGGTAAATAGTTCATTGACTTATAATGCCACGTACAACTGGGATCGTGGAGCCAATGTCGCTAGTATTGAGTTGGAACAGGGTAATATAATAAAGAACCAACGTCAATTTGACTGGCAGGGTAGTTTCAATTTGCAGTCATTGTACAATAAGAATAAATATCTGAAGAAGATCAACCAGAAATTTATGGCCTCTTCCCGGGTAAGCGCTCGTCAACCGGAGAAAAAGAAGAAAGAGGTGAAACTAGAGAAAGAGATCCAATTGAGCCCGGATAGTGGAACGATCGTGCAGCATGGAATGTTTACGAAGAAGGTTCGTATCACGGCACGTGGAGCGGACGGGAAGGTCTATTCAATTAAATACAAGCCGATCAATTACGCCCAAGTCATGATCTTGAATAAGGATACGGCCCGTTTGAAGCTGACAATCGTGCCCGGTCCTCAGCCTTTGGAAGGAACCTTGACGAAAGTCGCTGAGTATAGTAGCCGTTTCTTGATGATGGTACGTCGGGTAAACATACAATATTCGTTGATAGACGGTATGATGTTGAGTGGTTACGCTCCGGAGGTTGGCGATATGTTCGGACAACGGCGTACAGGAACTTTGGCTCCGGGACTCGGTTTTGCTTTTGGAGCGGTAAGAAGGAGCTTTATCGACGAGGCGGACGAGCGGGGCTGGCTGGTAAAGAATGAGAATATGACGACTCCCGCCATGATCAATAGCGCGAAGAATCTTACGATTCGTGCGAATCTAGAACCTATAGCCGGCTTGAAGATTGATTTGAACGCAAACCGGGTAGATACCCGTAGTACCGATATCTATTATATGCAAGACGGTATGCCCGAGCAGATGGGAGGTAGCTTCACGATGACTACGATTGCCTTGGGGAGCGCTTTCGGCGGCAGCGGAAACGCTAATAACGGTTATTCCTCGAAAGCGTTCGATAAATTTATCGCTCATCGTAGCGTGATCGCCCAGCGTTTGATGGATACCTATTCCGGTACGGTTTATCCGAGCTCCGGTTTTATGGCGGGGCATGCTTTAGCGGGAAAACCTTATGATCCAGCCGTAGGGGGAGGCGTAAGCCTGAATTCCATGGAGGTATTGGTACCTGCTTTCTTGGCGGCTTATACGGGTAAGGACCCGAATAAGGTAGGCTTGTCAGCCTTCCCGTCTGTTAAGAGCCTGCTACCGAACTGGCGTGTTACGTATGATGGCTTGATCCGTATACCGGTTATCCGCAAATACTTTAAGAGTATGATGTTAAGTCATCAATATCGTTGTTCCTATAGCGTAGGTGCGTTTTCCTCCTTCTTGGATTGGGTAGATGCCGGGCAGGATGGTTTGGGATATATCCGCGATATCCAGACAGGTAATCCTACGCCGTCGTCTCCTTATGATATAGCGGCCGTGAGTATCACGGAAGGATTCAGCCCGTTGTTTGGTGTGGACGCTACTTTATTGAATAATATAACAGGTAAATTTGAGTTGCGCAAGACTCGTAACTTAAGCTTGAATATTTCCTCTTACCAATTGGTGGAAGCGCTTTCCAACGAATTCGTGATAGGAGTAGGATATAAGTTGACTGAGTTTAACAAGGTGTTGAAAATGAAAAAGACACGCGACTTCAGTAATGATCTTACGATCCGCTTAGATTTCTCTTACCGTAAAATGCAATCGTTGATCCGTAAGATTGAGGATCAGTTTACGCAGGCTACCAGCGGGAATATCGCCAAGACCATCCAGTTCTCCGCGGATTACGGGTTAAGTCGTGCCTTGACATTGAGAGCGTTCTATGATTTACAGATCAATGAGCCGATCGTGTCCACATCTTCTTACCCGACATCGAACTCGAACTATGGTATTAGTTTACGGTTCTCCTTAGCGCAATAA